From Streptomyces yatensis, one genomic window encodes:
- a CDS encoding SfnB family sulfur acquisition oxidoreductase: MSSLPEPAHVIADDTEALKVAAALAEEFRTGAAERDARRRLPRAELDRLSASGLLAITVPAGHGGADVSAVTLAEVFRLLAAADASLAQIPQSHFSYLNVLRRQGTEAQQAFFFGEVLAGKRFGNAQSEAGTRHLQDIRTRLAPAADGSYTLTGVKNYSTGALFADWIPVLARAADDDLHVAYVPRDAPGLTVVDDWDGMGQRTTASGTVRLAAVSVPADRVVPHHLTFRGPQLHGASAQLLHAAIDAGIASGALAEAVAFVRTKSRPWFESGFETAAEDPLLIQRFGELALRVRGAEALLSAAARAVDAARGHLDEDTAAEASIAVAAAKVAAANAALETGSSLFEVSGTRSALDALGLHRHWRDARTHTLHDPSRWKVQHIGRYVLNGTKPPRHGLL, translated from the coding sequence ATGTCGTCCCTGCCCGAGCCCGCCCATGTCATCGCCGATGACACCGAGGCGCTGAAGGTGGCCGCGGCGCTGGCCGAGGAGTTCCGTACCGGCGCCGCCGAGCGCGACGCACGGCGCAGGCTGCCGCGTGCCGAACTGGACCGGCTCTCCGCGTCCGGGCTCCTGGCCATCACCGTCCCGGCCGGGCACGGCGGCGCGGACGTGTCCGCCGTGACCCTCGCCGAGGTGTTCCGGCTGCTCGCCGCCGCCGACGCGAGCCTCGCCCAGATCCCGCAGAGCCACTTCTCGTACCTCAATGTGCTGCGCCGTCAGGGCACCGAGGCGCAGCAGGCGTTCTTCTTCGGCGAGGTGCTGGCGGGGAAGCGGTTCGGCAACGCCCAGTCGGAGGCGGGCACCCGCCACCTCCAGGACATCCGCACCCGCCTCGCCCCGGCCGCCGACGGCTCGTACACCCTGACCGGTGTCAAGAACTACTCCACCGGCGCGCTGTTCGCCGACTGGATCCCGGTGCTGGCCCGGGCGGCGGACGACGACCTGCACGTGGCCTATGTGCCGCGGGACGCGCCCGGTCTGACCGTCGTGGACGACTGGGACGGCATGGGCCAGCGGACGACCGCGAGCGGCACCGTCCGGCTGGCGGCCGTGTCCGTCCCGGCGGACCGGGTCGTACCCCACCACCTCACCTTTCGCGGACCCCAACTGCACGGTGCCAGCGCGCAGTTGCTGCACGCGGCCATCGACGCCGGGATCGCCTCGGGGGCGCTGGCGGAGGCGGTGGCCTTCGTCCGCACCAAGAGCCGCCCCTGGTTCGAGAGCGGCTTCGAGACCGCCGCCGAGGATCCGCTGCTCATCCAGCGCTTCGGCGAGCTGGCCCTCCGGGTCCGGGGCGCCGAGGCCCTGCTGTCCGCCGCCGCCCGGGCGGTGGACGCCGCCCGTGGCCACCTCGACGAGGACACCGCCGCCGAGGCGTCGATCGCGGTGGCCGCGGCGAAGGTGGCGGCGGCCAACGCGGCTTTGGAGACGGGCAGTTCGCTGTTCGAGGTCTCCGGCACCCGCTCGGCCCTGGACGCCCTGGGCCTGCACCGCCACTGGCGGGACGCCCGTACCCACACCCTGCACGACCCGTCCCGCTGGAAGGTCCAGCACATCGGCCGCTATGTGCTCAACGGCACGAAACCACCCCGTCACGGCCTCCTCTAG